Within the Pseudonocardia alni genome, the region CGGGCTCGGCGTCGTCGGCCGGGCGCAGGCCCTCCGGGCGGACCCCGAGCAGGACCTCCGACAGCCCGGCCCCCGCCGCGTCGGCCAGCACGTCCCGTGGCAGCGCGACGGCGGCACCGGCCAGGTCGGCGCCATCGGGGGTGAGCACCGCGGTACGCAGGTTCATCGCGGGCGAGCCGATGAACCCGGCGACGAAGGCGGTGGCGGGGCGGTCGTAGAGCTCGCGAGGCGCGGCGCACTGCTCCAGCAGACCGTCGCGCAGCACCGCGACGCGGTGCCCCATCGTCATGGCCTCGACCTGGTCGTGGGTGACGTAGACGGTCGTGGTGCCGAGCCGCTGCTGCAGGGCGGCGATGTGCGCACGGGTCTCCACCCGCAGCTTGGCGTCCAGGTTGGACAGCGGTTCGTCCATGAGGAACACCGCGGGCTCGCGGACGATGGCGCGGCCCATCGCGACGCGCTGGCGCTGGCCACCGGAGAGCGCCTTCGGCCTGCGGTCGAGGTAGGGCGTGAGGTCGAGCAGCTCGGCGGCCGCACGGACCCGCCGGGTGAGCTCGCTCTTCCCGACCTTCTGCAGCCGCAGGGCGAAGCCCATGTTCTCCGCGACGGTCATGTGCGGGTAGAGCGCGTAGTTCTGGAACACCATCGCGATGTCGCGTTCCTTGGGCGCGACGCCGGACACCTCGCGGCCCCCGATCTCGATGCCGCCCTCGTCGACGTCCTCCAGCCCGGCGAGCATCCGCAGTGCCGTCGACTTGCCGGACCCGGACGGGCCGACGAGCACCAGGAACTCCCCGTCGGCGATGTCCAGGTCGAGCCGGTCGACCGCGCGCACCGGGGGCGGCCCCGGATAGACACGCGACGCGGCCCGGTAGGCGACCTCGGCCATGATCGTCGTCCTCTCGCTGGGAACCGGCTCCGCTGCCGGCCCCTCCGACCCTGGCCCACGAGCGGCCACACGCCTAGAGTTTGTTCGTCTTACGTACGAACTAAGACCGGAGCACGCATGGACGCGAGCAGCCGGATCGCCGCCGGTGACCTGCGGCGACACCACCTGGGCCTGGTGCTGGGCGAGGTGGTCCACGGGTCCGCGATCAGCCGCGCCGGCATCGCCGCGGCGACCGGACTGACCCGGTCGACGGTCTCCGGGCTCATCGCGGAGCTGCTCGCCGGCGGCCTCGTCCGCGACATCGGCGCCGGCCCGGGCGGCACCTCGGGACGCCCCGGCCGCCGTCTGGTCCCCGACCCGGCCGGACCGGTCGGCGTCGCCCTGCAGATCGAACAGGACGGCGTCGGCGGTTGCCTGGTCGACCTGTCCGGCCGGGCCGGGGCCCGCCGATGGCACCCGGCCGCGATCACCGGGACCCCGCCGCAGCGGGCCGCCCGCGCCCTGGCACCGGTCCTGCGTGAGCTCCTGATCGCCGCGGCCGGCGGGGACCGGCCCGCTGCCGGGATCGTGCTGGCGGTGCCCGGTGTCGTGTCCGGCTCCGCCGCCACCACGGCGGTGACCTCTCCGGCGCTGGGCTGGGACGCGGCCGCGATCGGCACGCTGGTCGCGGCCGAGGCCGAGCAGCTCGGAGCGGGCGGGATCGCACTGGCGGTCCGCTGCGGCGCCGCACTGGCCGCGGAGGCCGAACCGGACACCGGACCGCCGGGCACGACGACGGTGCACATCGGCGGGCGCAGCGAGATCGGCGTGACCCTGGTGCGCGACCGGCGGTCCCAGGGCCGCGCCGCGACCCGGTTCGGGCACCTCGTCGCCCGCCCGGGCGGCACCGCGTGCCCGTGCGGCCGGCGCGGCTGTCTGGCCGTCGAGACCCGACCCGAGGTGCAGCCCGACCCGCGCCGATCGGGCAGGCTGCTCGGGCGCGTCCTCGCCGGGTTCACCGCCCCCACCGACCCGGACCGCGTGGTGCTGGGCGGCCGGTTCGCCGCCGCCGGACCGGCGTTCGTCGCCGCCGTGACCGCCGAGCTGCACCGGCACGGCATCCCGGCGGACCGGGTCGTCCCGTCCGTGCTCGGCGCCGACGCGGCCCTGCGCGGCGCCGGACGGGCCGCGCTGGCCCCGGTGATCGCCGACCCGTGGGCCTGGATCACCGGCGACCCGGCGCCGTGACGCGACGGCGCGGCTCAGCCGCCGGGGACGGCCGTACTGGCGCGGACGACGAGCTCGGTGGCCAGCTCCAGGCGGGCCGCGGCTCCGGTGACGTCGGCCCGCGGCTCGTCCAGTGCCAGCCGCACGGACTCCCCCGCCATCCGGGCCAGCGGCTGGCGCACCGTGGTGAGCGGGGGGCTCAGGTACTCGCAGACGGTGATGTCGTCGAACCCCACCACCGACAGGTCCTCCGGCACCCGCAGGCCACGACGGTCGGCCTCCTGGTACACCCCGACCGCCTGCATGTCCGACCCGGCGAAGACGGCGGTGGGCGGGTCGCGCAGGTCCAGCAGGGCCGCGGCCCCGGCCCGCCCGCCCCCGACGAGGAAGTCCCCGTGGCGCACGAGCTCCTCGTGGGCCTCCATACCGGCGCGCCGCAGCGCCGCCCGGTAGCCGTCCACCCGCTGCTGGCTGGAGCTCAGCCGTGGCGGCCCGGAGACGATGCCGATCCGCCGGTGCCCCAGCGTCACCAGGTGTTCGGTCGCGGCCAGCCCGCCGGCCCAGTTGGTCGCCCCGACCGTGGGGAACGAGGGCGGGGCGTCACCCACCGGGTCCAGCAGGACCACCGGCGCCTCGAGGGCGGCCAGCCGGTCGGAGGTCTCCGGGTCACGGTCGCCGACGACCACCACGACACCGTCGCTGCCCCGCCCGGCGATCCGGTCGAGCCAGGCCCGCGAGCCGGGGTCGTCGTAGCCGGTGGTGTTGAGCACGACCTGCCGGTCGGTGCGCCGGGCCTCGGCCTCGGCGCCCCGCAGCACCTCCATCGCCCAGAACGAGTCGAGGCGGTCGACGACCACGTCGACCAGCCCGGTCCGGCGTCGCGACGCCCCGCCGCGACGGCGGTAGCCGCTCTCGGCCACGACCTGCTGCACCAGCTCGCGGGTGGACCGGGCGACGTCGGCCCGCCCGTTGAGGACCTTCGAGACGGTCGGGACAGAGACACCCGCCTGTTCGGCGACCTCGGCGATCGTCACACGGCTGCGTTTCACGCCCGCACCTTATCGAAAGTTTCAAAGATCGTCGTCGACACATCGCACCTTGACGCCCCCGTACGAGCGCTCTAACTTGCGTTCATCGCGTTCGCAAGTCTCGGAAACTTTCGATCGACTGCTCAAGGGAGAGCCCATGTCGACCTGGTCACGCGTCCGTCGGACCGTCCTCGCGGCGGCACTCGCCACCGGCCTCGCCGCCGTCGCCGCCTGCGGGGGTACCGCCGGTCCACAGGCCGGCGGCGAGGCCGGCCAACTCACCCTCTGGACCCTGCAGAACGAGGGGATCAACTCCGTCCAGCAGGCCGCCGTGGACCGCTTCAACGACACCGGTGGCCCGCAGATCGACCTGACCACCTACCTCAACGACCCCTACAAGTCCGCCCTGCAGACCGCCATCGGTTCCCCGAACGGACCGGACGTCTTCTACAACTGGGGCGGGGGCAACCTGAAGGGCTACGCCGACGCCGGGCAGGCCGCCGACCTGACCGCCGCGCTCGACGCCCGGCCGGAGGTCAAGCAGGCCTTCCTCCCGCAGGTGCTGGAGACCGGCACGATCGACGGCAAGGTCTACGGCATCCCCATGCAGGGCGTGCAGCCGCTGTCGTTCTTCTACAACAAGGACGTGTTCGCGCAGGCGGGCATCACCGAGTTCCCGACCACCTGGCAGGGCTTCCTCGACACCGTCGACCGGCTCGAGGCCGCCGGGGTGCAGCCGATCGCGCTCGCCGGGGCCCAGTCGTGGACCGAGATGATGTACCCGGAGTACCTGCTCGACCGGGTCGGCGGCTCGGAGAAGTTCCAGGCCATCGCCGACGGCAAGCCCGGCGCCTGGCGTGACCCGGCCGTGGTGCAGGCGATGACGATGGTCCAGGACCTGGTGGACCGCGGTGCGTTCGGCACCAACTTCACCGCCGTCGACTACGACAACCAGGCCTCGCAGGCGCTGCTGACGAGCGGTCGCGCGGCGATGGAGCTGATGGGGTCCTGGCAGGTCACCAGCCTCAACGACAACTTCCCCGACTTCCTGGAGCAGGGCAAGCTCGGCTGGGCGCCGTTCCCGGCCGTCGAGGGCGGCGCGGGCGACCCCAGCACCGTGATCGGCAACCCGTCGAACTACTACTCGGTCAGCGCGCGGTCGGCCGACGTCCCGGCGGCGACCGACTTCCTGCTCACGCAGATGACCGACCCGCAGTACGTGCAGGGCATGCTGGAGAAGGGGCAGGTCCCCGCCCTGACCGGGATCGAGCAGCAGGTCGCCTCGGCCGGGCCGTTCGCGGACTTCAACACCTACACCTACGACCAGACGAAGAACGCCGCGACGTTCGTCCAGTCCTGGGACCAGGCGCTGCCCGCCGCCGAGGCGCAGACCATGCTGACCAACCTCTCCAAGGTCTTCACCAAGGAGCTGACGCCGCAGCAGTTCGCCGAGGCGATGGACAGCGCAGGCCGATGAGCACCACGTCGGTGACCGGGTCGGGGCGGCCCGGGTTCGTCTGGGCCGCCCCCGCCCTGGCCTTCTTCGCGCTCTTCGCGCTGCTGCCGATGCTCGCCGTCGTCGTCCTCAGCTTCACCGCCTACGACGGCCTGTCCGCGCCGCGGTGGACCGGGCTCGACAACTGGGTCCGGCTCGGGTCGGACCCGCTGTTCACCGAGTCGCTGCAGCTGTCGTTCGTCCTGACCGGGGTCTCCTGGGTGGTGCAGACCGCCGTCGCGCTGCCGCTGGGGGTCTGGCTCGCCGGCCGCGGCCGGTCGCGGGCCGTGCTGGCGGCGCTGTTCTTCGTGCCGCTGCTGATGTCCAGCGCCGCCATCGCGGTGCTGTGGGGCACCCTGTTCGACCCCAACTTCGGCCTGGCGTCGGTGCTCGGCCCGCTGGTCGGCATCGAGGACGGCAACATCATCGGCAGCAACCGGTACGCCTTCGCCGCGGTGATCGCGGTGATCGCCTGGCAGTACATGCCGTTCCACACCCTGCTCTACCAGGCCGCGGCCCGGGCGATCCCGGCGCAGCTCTACGAAGCGGCCCTGATCGACGGTGCCGGACGCTGGCGGACCTTCGTCTCGATCACCGTCCCGCAGCTGCGGGACACGATCATCACCTCCGGCGTGCTGATCGTGGTCGGCTCGATGACGACGTTCGAGGTCGTGCTGATCCTGACCGGCGGCGGGCCCGGCACCGCCTCCCGGATCCTCCCGCTGCACATGTACCTGGAGGGGTTCCGCAGCTTCGACATGGGCTACGCGAGCGCGCTGGCCGTCGTGCTGCTGGTGCTGGGCACCACGCTCTCGCTGGTGATCGCCCGGGTGACCGGCTACCGCCGGATGACCAGCCAACGGGAGGGGATGTGAGCACGATGTCCGCCACCACCACCACCACCGGTCCCGCGCCCGGGCGGGACGCACCCCCCGCGCCCGCGGGCCCGCCGCGGCCGGGCCGGGTCCGCCGCGCCCGTCCGAACCTCGTGGGGGGCCTCGGGGCGGGCGTCTGGTTCGTCGTGGTCGCCGTCCCGCTGTACTTCCTGCTCGTCACCAGTTTCCGGGCGTCGTCGGACTACCTCTCCGACGGACCGCTCGCGGTGCCGTCGGGCCTGACGACCGACAACTACCTCGAGGTGCTGTCCTCGAACTTCCCGCGCTACTTCCTCAACAACGTCCTGGTCGCGGCGGCCTGCGTCGCGATCGTGCTCGTCCTGGCCCTGCCCGCGGCGTACGCGATCGTCCGCAGCCGCAGCCGCTGGGTCGCCCGCGGCTTCACCGTCCTGCTGCTCGGGCTCGCCGTGCCCGCCCAGGCCGTGATCGTCCCGCTGTACCTGATGGTCACCCAGCTGCGGCTCTACGACACCCTGCTCGCGATCATCCTGCCGACGGCGGCGTTCGCCCTGCCGCTCGCCGTGGTCGTGCTGTCCTCGAGCCTGCGCGACATCCCGGGCGAGCTGTTCGAGGCCGCGGTGCTCGACGGGGCGGGCCCCGGACGGGTGCTGGTGTCACTCGTGCTGCCGCTGGCCCGGCCCGGGCTCGCGACGATCGGCATCTTCACCGCGCTGCAGGCGTGGAACGGGTTCCTGTTCCCGCTGGTCCTGACCCAGGACGCCTCGGTGCGCGTGCTGACGCTGGGGCTGTGGGACTTCCAGGGCCAGTACGGCACGAACGTCCCGCTCATCACCGCCGCGGTGCTGCTCTCGCTGCTGCCGTTGCTCGTCGTCTACCTGCTCGGGCGCCGCTTCCTGCTCGCCGGCCTCACCGCCGGCGCCGGCCGCTGAGCCCCTCCCGTCCTGTGAAAGGCCCTCATGAGCACGGATCTGTCCCCGTCCACGACCACCGGTTCCGACCCGCGCCCCGCCGCCCTGCTCGCCAGGATGACCCTGGAGGAGAAGCTCGCCCAGCTCGTCGGGCTGTGGGAGGGGCGTGACCACGCCGCCGACACCGACACCGACGGCGACGTCGCGCCGATGCAGGACTCGATGCAGTCCGGCCACGCGGGCTTCGACTCCTTCGCCCGCGACGGCCTCGGCCAGCTCACCCGGGTGTTCGGCACCGCCCCGGTGGAGCCCGCCGACGGCCTGACCCACCTCGCCGACCGGCAGCGCAGGCTGGGCACCGTGACCCGGCTGCGGATCCCGGCGCTGGTGCACGAGGAGTGCCTGACCGGGCTCGCCGCCTGGCGGGCGACGACGTTCCCGGCGCCACCGAGCTGGGGCGCGGCGTTCGACCCGGGCCTCGTCGAGGAGATGGCGGCCGCGATCGGGACGACGATGGCCGGTCTCGGGGTGCACCAGGGCCTCGCCCCGGTGCTCGACGTCGTCCGCGACGCCCGCTGGGGCCGGGTCGAGGAGTGCATCGGGGAGGATCCCTACCTCGTCGGCACGATCGGCACGGCCTACGTGCGCGGGCTGCAGTCCGCCGGGGTCGTCGCGACGCTGAAGCACTTCGTCGGGTACTCCGCCTCGCAGTCCGGGCGCAACCTCGCCCCGGTGCACGCCGGGCCCCGTGAACTCGCCGACGTGCTGCTGCCGCCGTTCGAGATGGCGGTGCTCGACGGCGGTGCCGGCTCGGTCATGAACTCCTACGCCGAGGTCGACGGGCTCCCCGTGGCGGCCGACGCCGGACTGCTCACCGGGGTGCTGCGTGACCGGTGGGGATTCACGGGCACCGTGGTCGCCGACTACTTCTCCATCGCGTTCCTGCACACCCTGCACGGGACCGCGGGCGACCTCGGTGCCGCCGCGGAGCAGGCCCTGGTCGCGGGGATCGACGTGGAGCTGCCCACCGGCACCGCGTACCTGGAGCCGCTGGCCGAGCGGGTCCGCTCGGGCGGGCTGCCCGAGCACGTCGTCGACCGGGCCGTGCTGCGGGTGCTGGAGCAGAAGGCCCACCTCGGGCTGCTCGACGACGGCGCCGCGGCCCGCGCCGCGGAGCAGGCCGCCGCACGCGCCGCGGCCCCGGTCGACCTCGACCCGCCGGAGCACCGGGCGATCGCCGCGCGGCTGGCGGAGCAGTCGGTCGTGCTGCTGCACGACGACGGCGTCCTGCCGCTCGCGCCCGGCACCCGCCGGATCGCCGTCCTCGGCCCGAACGCCGACGACCCGGCCGCGCTGATGGGCTGCTACAGCTTCGCCAACCACGTCCTGCCCCAGCACCCGGGCACGGAGCTCGGCCTGGACGTACCGACCGTGCTCGACGCCCTGCGCCGTGAGCGGCCGGACGCCGAGCTGGTCCACGTGCGGGGGTGCGACGTCGACACGTCCGACCGGTCGGGCTTCGACGCGGCGGTGCGGGCCGCGGCGGGCTCCGACCTGGCCGTCGTCGTGGCCGGTGACCGCGCCGGGCTGTTCGGCCGTGGCACCTCCGGCGAGGGCTGCGACACCGACACCCTGGAGCTGCCGGGGGTGCAGCGGGAGTTCGTCGAGGCCGTGCTGGACGGCGGCACACCGGTGGTGCTCGTGCTGCTGACCGGCCGTCCCTACGTGCTGGACTGGGCGCTGGCCCGGTGCGCGGCCGTGGTGCAGGCGTTCTTCCCCGGTCAGGAGGGCGCGGGCGCGGTGGCAGGCGTGCTGTCGGGCCGGATCAACCCGTCCGGGCGGCTCCCGGTGAGCCTGCCCCGGTCGGCGGGGGCGCAGCCGTACTCCTACCTGCACCCCCGGCTCGGCGCGGCGAGCCCGGTGACCGCGATCGACACCGCACCGGTACGGCCGTTCGGGTTCGGGCTGAGCTACACCCGGTTCAGCCACTCCGACCTGCGGATCGACCGGGCACGGGTACCCACCGACGGAGCCTTCACCGTGACCTGCCGGGTCCGCAACGACGGTGACCGCGCGGGCGCCGACGTCGTCCAGCTCTACGGCACCGACACCGTCGCCTCGGTCACCCGGCCACAGCGCGCGCTGCTCGGGTACGCACGGGTCCCGCTCGAGCCCGGCGCCGCCGCCGACGTCGTGTTCGACGTGCCGGCCCGCCGGCTCGCGCTGCACGACCGCAGGATGTGCCACGTCGTCGAGCCGGGCGCCGTCGAGCTGTTCGTCGGTACCTCCTGCACCGACCCGGTGCTGCACGGCGCCGTCGAGCTGGTCGGCCCGGTGCACGAGGTCCGGGTCACCGACCGGCGGATCGTCGACGTCCGGGTCGTCCCCTGCTGATCGCGACGGTTGTCACCCCCCGGAAACGTGTCGGGTCTTGCGGCGGGACCACGATCCACGTGAGGTGGTCCCATGTGCGGCGTCGTGGGCGGGATCCGGATCGACGGCCACACCTCTGATGCGGGGCCGGTCCCGGACGCCGGGGCCACGCCGCCCGGCCGGTATCTTCTCGTTCCGGCCGGGCACCGGGGGCCGGGGCGCCACCCCGCCGGGGGCGTGCACCGGTGTCCCGTGCCCGCGTCCGCGGTCCGCAGCGGCACGAACGGGGGTGGTGACGGGTGAGGTCCGTGCGGGAGGGCACACCCGCCCCGGACACGGCGCCCGTGTCCTCCGTCGGGGCCGGACCCGGGCACCATTCGCCCGCGGTGTCCCCCGACGGCACCCGCATCGCCTGGATCTCCGACCGCACCGGGCGCCCGCGGGTGCACGTCGCGGCGCTGCCGGCGGACGGACCGGTCGACCCGGACGGGGCGCGGGTACTGGAGGCCCCCGGCCCGCACGCCGACGTGACCGCGCTGTCCTGGTCCCCCGACGGCAGCCGGATCGCGGTGCAGGTCGCCCCGTGCGGCGGCGACCGCACCCGGGTGGCGCTGCTGGACCCCGACGGCGGGCCCGCCGTCGGGATCGCGACCCACGCCACCGCCGTCGTGCTGGGCGCGTGGGCACCGAGCGGGCGGTCGCTGGGCGTCACCGTGCTGTCCGACGCGACCCCGCGCGGCGCCGAACCGGGCGACGGCACCGCCTGCCTGGTCGACGTGCGCGACGGCTCCTCCACCGTGCTCGGGTCCGGGCAGTCGGCCGTCGTCCAGGCGGTGTCGGCCGACGGACGACGGGTCGTGCTGCGCACCGGCCGCCGCGGGGAGCGCGCCCTGGAGCTGGTCGACCTGCACCGCGGCACGCGGG harbors:
- a CDS encoding ABC transporter ATP-binding protein, whose product is MAEVAYRAASRVYPGPPPVRAVDRLDLDIADGEFLVLVGPSGSGKSTALRMLAGLEDVDEGGIEIGGREVSGVAPKERDIAMVFQNYALYPHMTVAENMGFALRLQKVGKSELTRRVRAAAELLDLTPYLDRRPKALSGGQRQRVAMGRAIVREPAVFLMDEPLSNLDAKLRVETRAHIAALQQRLGTTTVYVTHDQVEAMTMGHRVAVLRDGLLEQCAAPRELYDRPATAFVAGFIGSPAMNLRTAVLTPDGADLAGAAVALPRDVLADAAGAGLSEVLLGVRPEGLRPADDAEPALELTVELAEELGSDTFVHGRVGADAQRFVVRLDGGAGPAVGSRLRVAAREGRTVHAFDPASGRRLGG
- a CDS encoding ROK family transcriptional regulator, translating into MDASSRIAAGDLRRHHLGLVLGEVVHGSAISRAGIAAATGLTRSTVSGLIAELLAGGLVRDIGAGPGGTSGRPGRRLVPDPAGPVGVALQIEQDGVGGCLVDLSGRAGARRWHPAAITGTPPQRAARALAPVLRELLIAAAGGDRPAAGIVLAVPGVVSGSAATTAVTSPALGWDAAAIGTLVAAEAEQLGAGGIALAVRCGAALAAEAEPDTGPPGTTTVHIGGRSEIGVTLVRDRRSQGRAATRFGHLVARPGGTACPCGRRGCLAVETRPEVQPDPRRSGRLLGRVLAGFTAPTDPDRVVLGGRFAAAGPAFVAAVTAELHRHGIPADRVVPSVLGADAALRGAGRAALAPVIADPWAWITGDPAP
- a CDS encoding LacI family DNA-binding transcriptional regulator; protein product: MKRSRVTIAEVAEQAGVSVPTVSKVLNGRADVARSTRELVQQVVAESGYRRRGGASRRRTGLVDVVVDRLDSFWAMEVLRGAEAEARRTDRQVVLNTTGYDDPGSRAWLDRIAGRGSDGVVVVVGDRDPETSDRLAALEAPVVLLDPVGDAPPSFPTVGATNWAGGLAATEHLVTLGHRRIGIVSGPPRLSSSQQRVDGYRAALRRAGMEAHEELVRHGDFLVGGGRAGAAALLDLRDPPTAVFAGSDMQAVGVYQEADRRGLRVPEDLSVVGFDDITVCEYLSPPLTTVRQPLARMAGESVRLALDEPRADVTGAAARLELATELVVRASTAVPGG
- a CDS encoding extracellular solute-binding protein; translated protein: MSTWSRVRRTVLAAALATGLAAVAACGGTAGPQAGGEAGQLTLWTLQNEGINSVQQAAVDRFNDTGGPQIDLTTYLNDPYKSALQTAIGSPNGPDVFYNWGGGNLKGYADAGQAADLTAALDARPEVKQAFLPQVLETGTIDGKVYGIPMQGVQPLSFFYNKDVFAQAGITEFPTTWQGFLDTVDRLEAAGVQPIALAGAQSWTEMMYPEYLLDRVGGSEKFQAIADGKPGAWRDPAVVQAMTMVQDLVDRGAFGTNFTAVDYDNQASQALLTSGRAAMELMGSWQVTSLNDNFPDFLEQGKLGWAPFPAVEGGAGDPSTVIGNPSNYYSVSARSADVPAATDFLLTQMTDPQYVQGMLEKGQVPALTGIEQQVASAGPFADFNTYTYDQTKNAATFVQSWDQALPAAEAQTMLTNLSKVFTKELTPQQFAEAMDSAGR
- a CDS encoding carbohydrate ABC transporter permease, with product MSTTSVTGSGRPGFVWAAPALAFFALFALLPMLAVVVLSFTAYDGLSAPRWTGLDNWVRLGSDPLFTESLQLSFVLTGVSWVVQTAVALPLGVWLAGRGRSRAVLAALFFVPLLMSSAAIAVLWGTLFDPNFGLASVLGPLVGIEDGNIIGSNRYAFAAVIAVIAWQYMPFHTLLYQAAARAIPAQLYEAALIDGAGRWRTFVSITVPQLRDTIITSGVLIVVGSMTTFEVVLILTGGGPGTASRILPLHMYLEGFRSFDMGYASALAVVLLVLGTTLSLVIARVTGYRRMTSQREGM
- a CDS encoding carbohydrate ABC transporter permease yields the protein MSATTTTTGPAPGRDAPPAPAGPPRPGRVRRARPNLVGGLGAGVWFVVVAVPLYFLLVTSFRASSDYLSDGPLAVPSGLTTDNYLEVLSSNFPRYFLNNVLVAAACVAIVLVLALPAAYAIVRSRSRWVARGFTVLLLGLAVPAQAVIVPLYLMVTQLRLYDTLLAIILPTAAFALPLAVVVLSSSLRDIPGELFEAAVLDGAGPGRVLVSLVLPLARPGLATIGIFTALQAWNGFLFPLVLTQDASVRVLTLGLWDFQGQYGTNVPLITAAVLLSLLPLLVVYLLGRRFLLAGLTAGAGR
- a CDS encoding beta-xylosidase/alpha-l-arabinosidase: MSTDLSPSTTTGSDPRPAALLARMTLEEKLAQLVGLWEGRDHAADTDTDGDVAPMQDSMQSGHAGFDSFARDGLGQLTRVFGTAPVEPADGLTHLADRQRRLGTVTRLRIPALVHEECLTGLAAWRATTFPAPPSWGAAFDPGLVEEMAAAIGTTMAGLGVHQGLAPVLDVVRDARWGRVEECIGEDPYLVGTIGTAYVRGLQSAGVVATLKHFVGYSASQSGRNLAPVHAGPRELADVLLPPFEMAVLDGGAGSVMNSYAEVDGLPVAADAGLLTGVLRDRWGFTGTVVADYFSIAFLHTLHGTAGDLGAAAEQALVAGIDVELPTGTAYLEPLAERVRSGGLPEHVVDRAVLRVLEQKAHLGLLDDGAAARAAEQAAARAAAPVDLDPPEHRAIAARLAEQSVVLLHDDGVLPLAPGTRRIAVLGPNADDPAALMGCYSFANHVLPQHPGTELGLDVPTVLDALRRERPDAELVHVRGCDVDTSDRSGFDAAVRAAAGSDLAVVVAGDRAGLFGRGTSGEGCDTDTLELPGVQREFVEAVLDGGTPVVLVLLTGRPYVLDWALARCAAVVQAFFPGQEGAGAVAGVLSGRINPSGRLPVSLPRSAGAQPYSYLHPRLGAASPVTAIDTAPVRPFGFGLSYTRFSHSDLRIDRARVPTDGAFTVTCRVRNDGDRAGADVVQLYGTDTVASVTRPQRALLGYARVPLEPGAAADVVFDVPARRLALHDRRMCHVVEPGAVELFVGTSCTDPVLHGAVELVGPVHEVRVTDRRIVDVRVVPC